One window from the genome of Thalassospira xiamenensis M-5 = DSM 17429 encodes:
- a CDS encoding Eco57I restriction-modification methylase domain-containing protein, with the protein MARKPITDMSAWPSLSLEGNLIAPAMIAKIDHRTAAEQAPEDYAVRRGLSIREEIATAFRVGQSHYDAYSEIKTPSQDATRRFVSGFFKETFGYEDLHTADAPVAMIAGGRVPVVVVPSSEVLDRRSPTLSVDRSRSPAFALQDYLNDNDEALWGIVTNGLHLRLMRDNASLTRPAYIEADLVQIFSNEDIASFAVLWLLIHRSRFGSEGAPATDCALERWRDSGSKEGEAARDRLADQVQIALKVLGSGFLEANPELARKLNSGEVNLTDWFNELLRLVYRLIFLMVAEDRNLLHPTDARTDARALYAQGYSLAVLRKQCYRAATWDKHHDRYEGIKIIFRGLAHGQPKLALPALGGLFAEDRLPHLETARLRNKAFMEALYRLSWLSDKTGMVPVNWRAMETEELGSVYESLLELQPQLGDDGKTLIFASEAAEQKGNQRKTTGSYYTPDSLVQALLDTALDPVLDKTEAEADDPAKELLKLSIIDPACGSGHFLLAAARRIATRLARIRADGTPSLDDFRHALRDVARSCLHGVDRNPMAVELTKVALWIETVDPGLPLGFFDAQIRCGDALLGVFDLKVLEAGIPDAAYKPLTGDDKGTAKYYLQANKDTKKGQGGFDFGTGQAAMPTMKPLALDFSGFRDLPEDTVEQIDAKAERFKELRKGQTFVRGKAAADLYVAAFLLPKVDGAPAGASERTVPTTEELWMALNQGKMRQAMVEAPKVARNARALHWPLEFPDVMQRGGFDVVLGNPPWERIKLQEQEFFASRSPEIANAPNKAARDRLIKALEKVAPGTTDRALFDAFIEAKREAEATSEFVRVPGEDGGRFALTGRGDVNTYALFAELFANLARLRAGIIVPTGIATDATTAPFFAHLVGARRLAKLVDFENSAPIFSGVHRSFKFALLTLGRDESNARFAFFLTDPSQLVETERNFALTPADIAAINPNTNTAPVFRSRADAELTAKMYRGARVLIEDSDVEKGNPWNISFSRPFDMANDSGLFRTHEQLQALGFIRDGVNWTNKTASAQYFVPLYEAKMFHIFDHRWVTYDEAGQTAALPIETKTNVSTEVEPRYWIEKGEVEERLAQRLSGRRYIFAFRDICRSTDERTAIFSVLPVAGTGNTCPLVFSAQNSKLFSCLIGNLNSIPADFVARQSVGGTHLTYGYLKQFAVFPPEFYTEPRLAFITPKVLELTYTSHSLAPFARDLGHDGPPFAWDEDRRALLRADLDAFYARAYGLTRDELRYILDPADVKGHDYPSETFRVLKEKEIRQHGEYRTQRLVLAAWDRMEADGTFDTLGFTMAGAVEPVSRVPKLLNLSALPDGAFVRATQAPGDTAAALAAILKALDGPTSARTVRIAAVMMLEPRLLTPLLSDPLSQEWRRLAGQEAEPLQGNVTGFIQRINPVWGAALSNHRGNGRLIEDLAAGTWAQGTGLEVFETTGWPDGRAAFVLEALATLKLDQTVEQLPGEIQRWVRDAAVA; encoded by the coding sequence ATGGCGCGCAAACCAATTACCGATATGTCAGCGTGGCCTTCCCTAAGTCTAGAGGGCAATCTGATTGCGCCTGCTATGATAGCTAAAATCGATCATAGGACAGCAGCAGAACAGGCACCGGAAGACTATGCCGTTCGAAGGGGGCTCTCTATCCGTGAGGAAATTGCGACGGCTTTTCGCGTCGGACAGTCCCATTACGACGCATACTCTGAGATCAAGACGCCGTCTCAAGACGCCACACGTCGTTTTGTGTCGGGTTTTTTCAAGGAGACGTTCGGATACGAAGACCTTCACACAGCAGACGCTCCCGTCGCCATGATTGCAGGTGGGCGAGTACCCGTCGTTGTGGTGCCATCATCTGAAGTGCTCGATCGCCGCAGTCCGACTTTATCCGTCGACCGGTCGCGTTCACCGGCCTTTGCTCTTCAAGACTATCTCAACGACAACGACGAGGCACTTTGGGGTATCGTTACCAATGGTCTGCATTTAAGGCTCATGCGGGACAACGCCTCCCTTACACGACCTGCCTATATTGAGGCTGACCTGGTTCAAATATTTTCGAACGAGGATATTGCTTCTTTTGCAGTACTCTGGCTTTTGATCCACCGGTCTCGTTTCGGGAGTGAAGGTGCTCCTGCAACGGACTGTGCATTGGAACGCTGGAGAGACAGCGGCTCAAAAGAAGGCGAGGCTGCCCGAGATCGCCTTGCCGACCAGGTGCAAATCGCGCTGAAAGTGCTCGGATCCGGTTTCCTCGAAGCCAATCCCGAATTAGCCCGGAAGCTGAATTCAGGCGAAGTGAACCTCACGGATTGGTTTAATGAGCTCCTTCGCCTTGTATACCGGCTGATATTCCTCATGGTAGCCGAGGATCGAAATCTACTGCATCCAACCGATGCCCGAACTGACGCCCGTGCCTTATACGCTCAAGGCTACTCCCTCGCAGTTTTGCGTAAGCAATGTTATCGCGCTGCAACTTGGGACAAGCATCACGACCGCTACGAAGGTATAAAGATTATCTTCCGTGGGCTCGCGCACGGCCAACCTAAACTTGCCTTGCCTGCTCTTGGAGGTCTCTTTGCAGAGGACCGTTTGCCGCACCTCGAAACCGCCCGCCTGCGCAATAAGGCCTTCATGGAGGCGCTCTACCGCCTCTCCTGGCTCTCAGATAAAACCGGTATGGTCCCCGTGAATTGGCGCGCGATGGAGACTGAGGAGCTGGGCTCGGTTTACGAATCCCTCCTCGAACTGCAGCCTCAGCTAGGCGACGACGGAAAGACACTGATTTTCGCCTCCGAGGCCGCAGAGCAGAAGGGCAACCAGCGCAAGACCACCGGCTCTTACTACACACCGGACAGTCTCGTTCAGGCGCTGCTCGACACCGCACTCGATCCCGTGCTCGACAAGACGGAGGCCGAGGCGGACGATCCGGCCAAGGAGCTTCTGAAGCTCTCGATTATCGACCCCGCCTGCGGCTCGGGCCACTTCCTGCTGGCCGCCGCCCGTCGCATCGCAACGCGGCTGGCCCGTATCCGCGCCGATGGAACGCCATCGCTCGACGATTTCCGCCATGCCCTGCGCGATGTCGCGCGGTCCTGCCTGCACGGAGTTGACCGCAACCCGATGGCGGTGGAACTGACCAAGGTCGCGCTCTGGATCGAGACGGTCGACCCCGGCCTTCCCCTTGGCTTCTTCGACGCGCAGATCCGTTGCGGTGACGCACTGCTCGGCGTCTTCGATCTGAAGGTGCTGGAAGCCGGAATTCCGGATGCCGCCTACAAACCGTTAACCGGCGACGATAAGGGCACGGCGAAATACTATCTGCAGGCCAACAAGGATACGAAAAAGGGCCAAGGAGGGTTCGATTTCGGAACTGGACAGGCTGCCATGCCCACGATGAAACCTTTGGCGCTGGATTTCTCGGGCTTCCGCGATCTGCCCGAGGATACGGTGGAGCAGATCGACGCCAAGGCCGAGCGGTTCAAGGAGCTACGTAAGGGGCAGACCTTTGTCCGCGGCAAGGCGGCGGCGGATCTCTATGTGGCGGCCTTCCTGCTGCCCAAGGTGGACGGCGCACCGGCGGGAGCGTCGGAGCGAACAGTGCCGACGACCGAGGAGCTGTGGATGGCCCTCAATCAGGGCAAGATGCGGCAGGCGATGGTCGAGGCGCCCAAGGTCGCCCGAAACGCCCGAGCCCTGCATTGGCCGCTGGAGTTCCCCGACGTGATGCAGCGCGGCGGGTTCGATGTGGTGTTGGGCAACCCGCCGTGGGAGCGGATCAAGCTGCAGGAGCAGGAGTTTTTTGCCTCCCGCTCGCCCGAGATCGCCAACGCGCCAAACAAGGCCGCGCGCGACCGACTGATCAAGGCGCTGGAGAAGGTCGCGCCGGGAACCACAGACCGCGCGCTGTTCGATGCTTTCATAGAGGCCAAGCGCGAGGCCGAGGCGACCAGTGAATTCGTTCGTGTGCCGGGCGAAGATGGTGGGCGCTTTGCGCTGACCGGACGAGGCGACGTGAACACTTATGCCTTGTTCGCAGAGCTGTTCGCCAATCTTGCTAGGCTGCGTGCGGGGATAATTGTACCCACTGGTATCGCAACCGATGCAACCACTGCGCCCTTCTTCGCCCATCTTGTGGGAGCGCGGCGGCTTGCAAAGCTCGTGGACTTCGAAAACTCCGCACCAATTTTTTCAGGCGTTCACCGCAGCTTTAAATTCGCCCTGCTTACCTTGGGCCGCGATGAAAGCAACGCGCGTTTCGCGTTCTTCCTGACTGATCCGTCGCAACTTGTTGAAACAGAACGCAACTTTGCTCTCACGCCCGCCGATATCGCGGCGATCAATCCCAACACTAACACTGCGCCCGTGTTTCGCTCGCGCGCAGATGCGGAACTTACCGCAAAGATGTATCGCGGAGCGCGGGTGCTAATTGAGGACAGCGATGTCGAAAAGGGTAACCCTTGGAATATCAGTTTTTCGCGACCATTCGACATGGCCAACGACAGCGGTCTATTTCGAACGCATGAGCAACTGCAAGCACTTGGTTTCATCCGGGATGGAGTGAATTGGACGAATAAAACAGCGTCGGCCCAGTACTTCGTTCCCCTGTATGAAGCGAAGATGTTTCATATCTTTGACCACCGCTGGGTCACCTATGACGAAGCTGGCCAGACAGCAGCACTCCCTATCGAAACCAAGACAAATGTTTCAACTGAAGTTGAGCCGCGATATTGGATCGAAAAGGGCGAAGTAGAGGAAAGGCTTGCTCAACGGCTTTCTGGGCGCAGGTATATCTTTGCTTTCCGCGACATCTGCCGATCAACAGACGAAAGAACAGCAATCTTTTCGGTTTTACCCGTTGCAGGCACAGGCAACACATGTCCACTCGTATTCTCTGCGCAAAACTCAAAGCTTTTTAGCTGTCTGATCGGCAACTTGAATTCAATTCCCGCTGATTTCGTTGCGCGGCAGTCAGTTGGCGGCACACACTTAACATATGGATATCTCAAGCAGTTTGCAGTCTTTCCCCCCGAATTCTACACCGAACCCCGCCTGGCATTCATCACCCCGAAGGTGCTGGAACTCACCTACACCTCGCACAGCCTCGCCCCCTTCGCCCGCGATCTGGGCCATGACGGCCCGCCCTTCGCCTGGGACGAGGACCGCCGCGCGCTCCTACGCGCCGATCTCGACGCCTTCTACGCCCGCGCCTACGGCCTGACCCGCGACGAGCTGCGCTACATCCTTGACCCCGCCGACGTGAAGGGCCACGACTACCCCTCGGAAACTTTTCGCGTTCTGAAGGAAAAGGAAATCCGCCAACATGGCGAGTATCGCACCCAACGTCTCGTCCTAGCTGCCTGGGACCGGATGGAAGCGGATGGCACTTTTGATACGCTCGGGTTCACTATGGCCGGGGCAGTTGAACCCGTATCGCGGGTGCCTAAACTGCTTAACCTCTCGGCATTGCCCGATGGCGCGTTTGTTCGTGCCACGCAGGCACCAGGTGACACTGCAGCAGCTTTGGCAGCTATTTTGAAAGCTTTGGACGGGCCGACATCGGCGCGCACAGTACGGATAGCTGCGGTGATGATGCTGGAGCCACGTCTATTAACCCCGTTGCTTTCCGATCCATTGTCGCAGGAGTGGCGACGGCTGGCAGGGCAGGAGGCCGAGCCCTTGCAGGGTAACGTGACTGGCTTCATACAACGGATCAATCCCGTGTGGGGTGCTGCCTTGAGCAACCATCGTGGCAATGGCCGCTTGATCGAAGATCTTGCCGCCGGAACTTGGGCGCAAGGAACGGGCTTGGAAGTCTTCGAAACCACCGGTTGGCCCGACGGGCGGGCCGCCTTTGTTCTGGAAGCTCTGGCAACGCTTAAACTCGACCAGACCGTCGAGCAATTACCGGGCGAGATTCAAAGGTGGGTGCGTGATGCAGCAGTCGCATGA
- a CDS encoding HNH endonuclease, whose product MIQIPQNFVIRQECAKVAFQNGFRRELGEVGGWAAFSSTTVPGTIHLAAADAEGPWFLALDHAGVIEELDLPIAEIPGPGLSRYTFETLGQLYSMLPRVYQLAVSLPDVPLREFLAKVKELPTTTEAERLVVQRIGQNIFRASLIDYWQSRCPLTDITDPALLRASHIIPWSQCETDEQRLDVHNGLLLSALWDAAFDTGFVTFDDSGCPLFSSKLGVAARNCLTWTKPVLLTDMHRRNLDWHRQHIFK is encoded by the coding sequence ATGATCCAGATCCCGCAAAATTTCGTCATACGGCAGGAATGCGCCAAAGTTGCGTTTCAAAACGGCTTCCGCCGAGAACTGGGCGAGGTGGGCGGATGGGCAGCCTTTAGCTCGACCACCGTGCCCGGCACGATCCATCTCGCTGCTGCTGACGCAGAGGGGCCGTGGTTCCTAGCTCTAGATCATGCGGGCGTCATCGAGGAGCTGGATCTCCCTATCGCGGAAATACCCGGCCCCGGTCTTTCCCGCTACACCTTCGAAACGCTGGGGCAGCTTTACAGCATGTTGCCGCGCGTCTACCAACTGGCAGTAAGCCTTCCTGATGTGCCGCTTCGGGAGTTCCTGGCAAAGGTCAAGGAACTGCCTACGACGACCGAGGCCGAACGGCTCGTTGTCCAGCGTATAGGCCAGAACATCTTCCGAGCGAGTCTCATTGACTATTGGCAGAGCCGCTGCCCGCTGACCGACATCACTGACCCCGCGCTGCTGCGCGCCTCGCACATCATACCGTGGTCTCAATGCGAGACTGATGAACAACGATTGGATGTGCACAACGGGCTTCTCCTTTCTGCGTTGTGGGATGCGGCTTTCGACACCGGGTTTGTGACGTTTGATGATTCCGGCTGTCCATTGTTCTCTAGTAAACTAGGGGTAGCAGCTAGAAACTGTTTAACTTGGACGAAACCTGTTCTGCTAACGGACATGCATAGGCGCAATCTTGATTGGCATCGACAGCATATTTTTAAGTGA